From a region of the Brevibacterium siliguriense genome:
- a CDS encoding alpha/beta hydrolase codes for MRRSLIIAMGARAIRTLTAARSHRGRYPARDQTTSFLGPEPRGKDARTWHIRDKRKLSPRLREFFLFSPALGRTVGVRVLLPGIPSEVSPVIHLFHGGGDDFRSWTDFGSAEELTLDSPYLVVMPDGGAGTYSRLAVGSEVHDWPRFHTEEIPAFLKANFSVDWAPGSQLLAGLSMGGYGAMKYAAWHPDRYGSAAAFSSPLDPLSTVPAFDIIAMREGARSLSLFGDPGLDRSEWLANSPYALAENLRGLDLWFSAGSGSLEGAKDRDLLETMISSQGERFSARLNSLGIRHSWFPRTSGLHNWTSWERELGAWLKTLAKRREYASSDRGRIDRVADGGEFTFLTGHALFDIHGWRVEISRRRAQLVRFDAVSASGFSLSGTGSFRVRTPGLFDPGRRYDINVSGPSGDNAYQQKADKKGRLTFTGRLAAAMHDPIIPGKRTAQFARLGQDEVTTVRISSAPVDATVDGRRPTGDVSDPSQTESADDPAGVYIESGRESSAADSAER; via the coding sequence ATGCGCCGCTCGTTGATCATCGCGATGGGAGCACGTGCCATCCGCACTCTGACCGCGGCCCGCTCCCACCGCGGACGCTATCCCGCCCGCGACCAGACCACCTCCTTCCTCGGCCCCGAGCCCCGCGGGAAGGACGCCCGGACCTGGCATATCCGGGACAAACGGAAACTCTCGCCGAGGCTGCGCGAATTCTTCCTCTTCTCCCCCGCGCTCGGCCGCACCGTCGGCGTGCGCGTGCTGCTGCCGGGGATTCCCTCTGAGGTCAGCCCCGTCATCCACCTCTTCCACGGAGGCGGCGACGATTTCCGGTCGTGGACGGATTTCGGATCCGCCGAGGAGCTCACCCTCGACTCCCCATACCTCGTCGTCATGCCCGACGGCGGAGCGGGAACCTATTCGCGCCTGGCAGTCGGCAGCGAGGTCCACGACTGGCCGCGCTTCCACACCGAGGAGATCCCCGCCTTCCTCAAAGCGAACTTCTCCGTCGACTGGGCGCCCGGCAGCCAGCTGCTGGCGGGACTGTCGATGGGCGGGTACGGGGCGATGAAGTACGCGGCCTGGCATCCTGATCGATACGGATCGGCCGCCGCGTTCTCCTCTCCCCTGGATCCGCTGTCGACGGTTCCTGCCTTCGACATCATCGCGATGCGCGAAGGCGCACGCTCGCTGAGCCTGTTCGGTGATCCCGGACTCGACCGCAGCGAATGGCTGGCGAATTCGCCCTACGCACTGGCCGAGAATCTCCGTGGCCTCGACCTGTGGTTCAGCGCTGGGTCCGGCAGCCTCGAAGGGGCGAAGGACCGAGACCTGCTGGAGACCATGATCAGTTCTCAGGGCGAGCGCTTCTCCGCCCGGCTCAACTCCCTGGGCATTCGCCATTCCTGGTTTCCGCGCACCAGCGGTCTGCACAACTGGACGAGCTGGGAAAGGGAACTCGGAGCATGGCTGAAGACACTCGCCAAACGGCGCGAATATGCGAGTTCTGATCGCGGGCGGATCGACCGGGTGGCCGATGGCGGAGAGTTCACCTTCCTCACCGGTCATGCCCTCTTCGATATCCACGGGTGGCGAGTGGAGATCTCCCGTCGTCGCGCACAGCTCGTGCGCTTCGACGCCGTCAGCGCCTCCGGATTCTCTCTGAGCGGGACCGGCAGCTTCCGCGTGCGCACTCCAGGCCTCTTCGACCCCGGACGCCGCTATGACATCAATGTGTCCGGTCCCAGCGGGGACAACGCCTACCAGCAGAAGGCTGACAAGAAAGGACGGCTGACGTTCACCGGTCGGTTGGCTGCGGCCATGCACGATCCGATCATCCCCGGAAAGCGCACTGCGCAATTCGCTAGGCTGGGACAGGACGAGGTGACCACGGTGAGGATCTCCTCGGCACCGGTCGATGCGACGGTCGACGGACGACGGCCCACAGGCGATGTGTCAGATCCGTCACAGACAGAATCCGCAGATGATCCGGCTGGCGTTTATATTGAGAGCGGTCGCGAATCGTCGGCCGCTGATTCTGCAGAACGCTGA
- a CDS encoding demethylmenaquinone methyltransferase, with the protein MNRAKLDKQPADVASMFDDVASRYDLTNDVLSLGFARAWRRTVAHSVAAGPGERVLDLAAGTGTSSMTFTHHGAEVVAGDISTGMLAEGRRRHPQIDFIYADAMDLPFADSSFDVVTISFGIRNVHDVDLALAEMLRVLKPGGRLVICEFSTPTLDAFSLVYKEYLMRALPPLARAVSSNPEAYVYLAESIRAWPNQDAFAHQILDAGFDQVKYRNLTGGIVAVHHALKPAEATDTTEPAKP; encoded by the coding sequence ATGAATCGTGCCAAGCTGGACAAACAGCCCGCCGACGTCGCGTCGATGTTCGATGATGTCGCCTCCCGCTACGACCTCACGAACGACGTCCTTTCCTTAGGTTTTGCTCGCGCCTGGAGGCGCACCGTCGCCCATTCCGTGGCCGCCGGGCCCGGTGAGCGCGTGCTCGATCTGGCTGCCGGCACAGGCACCTCCTCGATGACGTTCACACACCACGGCGCCGAGGTGGTAGCGGGGGACATCTCCACCGGAATGCTCGCCGAGGGGCGCCGCCGGCACCCGCAGATCGACTTCATCTACGCCGATGCGATGGACCTGCCCTTCGCCGATTCGAGCTTCGACGTCGTCACGATCTCCTTCGGCATCCGCAACGTCCACGACGTCGACCTGGCACTGGCGGAGATGCTGCGCGTGCTCAAACCGGGCGGACGCCTCGTCATCTGCGAATTCTCCACTCCGACGCTCGATGCCTTCAGCCTCGTGTACAAGGAGTACCTGATGAGGGCTCTGCCGCCCCTGGCCCGTGCGGTGTCATCGAACCCCGAAGCCTACGTGTACCTCGCCGAGTCGATCCGTGCCTGGCCGAACCAGGACGCCTTCGCCCACCAGATCCTCGACGCCGGGTTCGACCAGGTGAAGTACCGCAACCTCACCGGCGGAATCGTCGCCGTCCACCATGCCCTCAAACCCGCCGAGGCGACCGACACCACGGAGCCGGCCAAGCCTTGA
- a CDS encoding o-succinylbenzoate synthase: MVDFARSHTGALDSEASAAAPLDLPERFDEVIEDLHVVRLPMVTRFRGITEREVVLFSGTAGWAEFSPFVEYGTEEASRWLRASLEFSGLIPRPTALAEAASSTDSVRGSAPAAEANGETVAVNGTLPACPPDQVESILSRYGRVGTVKAKVAEHGFASLDEDLARLREFRKLFPDTTLRLDANAGYTPSEAIEACEAFADFGLQYFEQPVPEVEQLADLREELARRGLPIVIAADESIRKAEDPLRVAELGAAEVIIVKVQPLGGIGAALDVIGASGLPAVVSSALESSVGLAAGAELAARLPRTDRSLDILGDRVACGLGTGRLFTADVVAEDEALTPVDGAIPVTRIVPDPDRLEQLAVDPGRFEWWAERLQNCWSAVRDLKVRG, from the coding sequence ATGGTCGATTTTGCACGTTCGCACACTGGCGCACTGGACTCAGAGGCTTCGGCTGCCGCACCGCTCGATCTGCCCGAACGCTTCGACGAGGTCATCGAGGACCTGCATGTCGTGCGGCTGCCGATGGTCACCCGGTTCAGGGGGATCACGGAGCGGGAAGTGGTGCTGTTCTCCGGTACCGCCGGGTGGGCGGAGTTCTCTCCGTTCGTGGAGTACGGCACCGAGGAAGCCAGCCGGTGGCTGCGCGCCTCCCTCGAATTCTCCGGGCTGATCCCGCGGCCAACCGCCCTCGCCGAGGCGGCTTCCTCCACCGACTCCGTGCGCGGTTCCGCTCCGGCTGCGGAGGCGAACGGTGAGACCGTCGCCGTCAACGGCACACTGCCCGCCTGTCCACCGGATCAGGTCGAATCGATTCTGTCTCGATATGGCCGGGTCGGCACCGTGAAGGCGAAGGTCGCCGAGCACGGTTTCGCCTCCCTCGACGAAGATCTGGCGCGACTGCGGGAGTTCCGCAAGCTCTTCCCGGACACGACTCTGCGCCTGGACGCGAACGCCGGATATACACCGAGCGAAGCCATCGAGGCCTGCGAAGCCTTCGCCGATTTCGGCCTCCAATACTTCGAACAGCCGGTGCCCGAGGTCGAGCAGCTCGCAGACCTGCGCGAAGAACTCGCCCGGCGAGGACTGCCGATCGTCATCGCCGCCGACGAATCCATCCGCAAAGCCGAGGACCCGCTGCGCGTGGCCGAACTCGGTGCCGCAGAAGTCATCATCGTCAAGGTTCAACCGCTGGGCGGAATCGGTGCCGCCCTCGACGTCATCGGCGCTTCGGGCCTGCCTGCTGTGGTGTCCTCGGCTCTCGAGTCATCCGTCGGTCTGGCCGCCGGAGCCGAACTCGCTGCCAGACTGCCGCGCACCGATCGCAGCCTGGACATCCTCGGTGATCGGGTGGCCTGCGGTCTGGGCACCGGTCGCCTCTTCACCGCCGATGTTGTCGCGGAGGACGAGGCCCTGACTCCGGTCGACGGCGCCATCCCGGTCACGCGAATCGTCCCGGACCCTGACCGCCTGGAGCAGTTGGCGGTGGATCCGGGACGATTCGAGTGGTGGGCTGAGCGGTTGCAGAACTGCTGGAGCGCCGTGCGTGACCTAAAAGTTCGCGGCTGA
- the menD gene encoding 2-succinyl-5-enolpyruvyl-6-hydroxy-3-cyclohexene-1-carboxylic-acid synthase produces the protein MSNSSAVAQQIARSLVHAGVSDVVFAPGSRSAPLVYALAPLAEAGLIRTHVRVDERDAAFLALGLARGLRARGSESVVAVVTTSGSAVANLHPAVLEASYGHLPLLALTADRPARLRGTGANQTIDDQSQVLSDVRARFDIPAGATAEAVDRSVSDAVASASGQAGGTDAEVAGPVQFNVQFDVPLVPTPDELGAWKSEIGELAENGAEHRRAESGAGNRRQTSVEVTVTEGTVIVAGDAGGYPADSLRTFAADYQLPVLAEPSSPLARTSVDSSNSSASGAVDLSTVVPAHARVLSDHPELREAIRTVIVHGKPTLTRPVAALLVDEAVTVQRIPDAVDAFDLTVRDERTVADDETAAGETQGAAASEQTWVRAWIDAGTSLVAAARTGRSAERSPEPSTGETSGAASAEDFQATARTITEHLAAQDIILFVASSNSVRYLSDATDMRARVHASRGLAGIDGLISTATGLSLGLGEPVVLLIGDIAMLHDIGGLLTPSAEDAGDVTIVVLNDDGGAIFSGLEHSQPHLEGFLERYFTVPHGRGFHEFAAAYGWEHVQVTDAEEFETPLGLNDGGRTAAARRIIEVTAPQQR, from the coding sequence ATGTCGAATTCGAGCGCGGTGGCGCAGCAGATTGCCCGAAGCCTGGTCCATGCCGGGGTCAGTGATGTCGTCTTCGCCCCAGGCTCACGGTCCGCGCCGTTGGTCTATGCCCTGGCTCCCCTCGCCGAGGCGGGGCTCATCCGCACCCATGTGCGCGTCGATGAGCGTGATGCCGCCTTCCTCGCCCTCGGTCTGGCCCGCGGTCTGCGTGCGCGCGGCAGTGAGTCCGTGGTGGCGGTCGTGACGACGTCCGGATCGGCCGTGGCCAATCTCCATCCTGCCGTCCTCGAGGCCTCATACGGGCACCTGCCGCTGCTGGCACTCACCGCGGATCGTCCCGCCAGGCTGCGTGGAACCGGAGCCAACCAGACCATCGACGACCAGTCGCAGGTGCTCTCCGACGTCCGTGCCCGCTTCGATATCCCCGCAGGTGCCACCGCCGAGGCGGTCGACCGATCGGTGTCAGATGCCGTGGCCTCCGCATCGGGCCAAGCTGGTGGAACCGACGCTGAGGTGGCAGGCCCCGTCCAGTTCAATGTGCAGTTCGACGTCCCCCTGGTTCCTACGCCGGACGAGTTGGGCGCGTGGAAGAGCGAGATCGGCGAGTTGGCTGAGAATGGGGCCGAGCATCGTCGTGCCGAGTCCGGCGCGGGGAACCGTCGGCAGACATCTGTCGAAGTCACTGTCACCGAGGGGACGGTCATCGTCGCCGGAGACGCAGGCGGGTATCCGGCCGATTCTCTGCGTACGTTCGCCGCTGATTATCAGCTTCCGGTGCTTGCCGAGCCCTCGAGTCCGCTGGCCCGCACCTCTGTTGATTCGTCGAACTCATCTGCCTCCGGAGCAGTCGACCTGTCGACGGTTGTGCCCGCCCATGCCCGAGTGCTCAGCGATCACCCCGAACTGCGAGAGGCGATTCGCACCGTCATCGTCCACGGAAAACCAACCCTGACCAGGCCTGTCGCAGCACTGCTCGTCGACGAAGCCGTGACCGTGCAGCGCATTCCCGACGCCGTCGATGCATTCGACCTGACCGTCCGCGACGAGAGAACTGTCGCGGACGACGAGACGGCTGCGGGCGAGACGCAGGGCGCCGCCGCCTCGGAGCAGACCTGGGTGCGCGCCTGGATCGACGCCGGGACGTCGCTGGTCGCAGCCGCACGAACAGGGCGGTCTGCGGAACGATCCCCGGAACCGAGCACGGGAGAGACCTCGGGTGCCGCCTCGGCGGAGGATTTCCAGGCGACGGCACGGACGATCACCGAGCACCTGGCCGCCCAGGACATCATTCTCTTCGTCGCCAGCTCGAACTCGGTGCGCTACCTCAGCGACGCCACCGACATGCGCGCCCGCGTCCACGCCTCACGCGGACTCGCCGGAATCGACGGGCTGATCTCGACGGCCACAGGACTGTCACTGGGGTTGGGCGAGCCCGTCGTCCTGCTCATCGGAGATATCGCCATGCTCCACGACATCGGCGGGCTTCTGACCCCGAGCGCCGAGGATGCCGGTGACGTGACGATCGTGGTGCTCAACGACGACGGGGGAGCGATCTTCTCCGGGCTCGAGCATTCCCAGCCCCACCTCGAAGGATTCCTGGAGCGCTATTTCACCGTCCCCCACGGTCGCGGATTCCACGAGTTCGCCGCAGCGTACGGGTGGGAGCACGTTCAAGTGACCGATGCGGAGGAATTCGAAACGCCCCTCGGCCTGAACGACGGAGGTCGGACCGCAGCTGCTCGCCGGATCATCGAGGTGACCGCACCGCAGCAGAGGTAG
- a CDS encoding isochorismate synthase, giving the protein MTTTFGTSDILSAPPRLHVRSRFVDDVDPGPGFPFESGLPTTVEQTLELLPTDGFSCWVRDTSGLIGFGRTLRIRARGPKRFTELSDAWKAITEVAEVEDEVDLLGSGLVCFATVAYSGESAVDSIIHVPEFVLGRRGGRVWLTSISTSEVPPLPPILQAEPLQRVQSARAEAGELDPERWSRLVEQVADMLTPIDTSAEVDAFSDDPTLRKIVLARDEVVTTDDDIDVRAVLGALNRSYPSCWTFDIAGLIGSTPELLIGVEDNKVTSRVLAGTYRVEKNPMEEMPAARKLLSAHKDSTEHAFAIASLQRSLGSVAEDVTVDERPHLLPLANVIHSASDAQAALASDSGLNALDVAAAVHPTAAVGGYPQASAVAHVDELEPLDRGRYSGPVGWMDGRGNGQFGIALRCGQLEDRNRIRLYAGAGIMPDSDPATEVAETNAKLAPMRRALGLDRG; this is encoded by the coding sequence ATGACTACCACTTTCGGCACTTCCGACATCCTCTCCGCCCCGCCGCGCCTGCATGTGCGGTCCCGTTTCGTCGACGACGTCGACCCCGGGCCCGGCTTCCCTTTCGAATCGGGTCTTCCCACGACCGTGGAGCAGACGCTCGAGCTGCTGCCGACCGACGGCTTCTCCTGTTGGGTCCGTGACACCTCCGGTCTCATCGGCTTCGGACGCACCCTGCGCATCCGCGCCCGCGGCCCGAAGCGGTTCACCGAACTCTCGGATGCGTGGAAAGCCATCACCGAGGTGGCCGAGGTCGAAGATGAGGTCGATCTGCTCGGTTCCGGACTCGTGTGCTTCGCCACGGTCGCGTATTCGGGCGAATCCGCGGTCGATTCGATCATCCACGTCCCCGAATTCGTACTCGGCCGCCGCGGCGGCCGCGTGTGGCTGACCTCGATCTCGACGTCCGAGGTGCCTCCGCTGCCGCCTATCCTCCAGGCCGAACCCCTGCAGCGCGTGCAGTCGGCGCGCGCCGAGGCCGGGGAACTCGACCCCGAAAGGTGGTCCCGGCTCGTCGAGCAGGTCGCTGACATGCTCACCCCGATCGACACTTCGGCGGAGGTGGATGCGTTCTCGGACGATCCGACTCTGCGCAAGATCGTCCTCGCCCGCGATGAGGTCGTCACCACCGACGATGACATCGACGTGCGTGCGGTGCTAGGCGCTCTCAACCGCAGCTACCCGAGCTGCTGGACCTTCGACATCGCCGGTCTCATCGGGTCGACTCCGGAGCTGCTCATCGGGGTCGAGGACAACAAGGTGACCTCACGCGTGCTGGCCGGAACCTACCGGGTGGAGAAGAACCCGATGGAGGAGATGCCGGCGGCGCGGAAGCTGCTGAGCGCGCACAAGGACAGCACCGAGCATGCGTTCGCCATCGCCTCCCTGCAGCGCAGTCTGGGTTCGGTCGCCGAGGATGTCACCGTCGATGAGCGACCCCACCTGCTGCCCTTGGCCAATGTCATCCATTCGGCTTCAGATGCACAGGCTGCACTGGCCTCCGATTCGGGCCTCAATGCCCTCGACGTCGCCGCTGCCGTCCACCCGACGGCCGCCGTCGGCGGATACCCGCAGGCGAGCGCAGTCGCTCATGTCGATGAGCTCGAACCCCTCGACCGCGGCCGCTACTCCGGTCCCGTCGGGTGGATGGACGGGCGCGGCAACGGCCAGTTCGGCATCGCTCTGCGCTGCGGCCAGCTCGAGGATCGCAACCGGATCCGGCTGTATGCCGGTGCCGGGATCATGCCCGATTCGGATCCCGCCACCGAGGTGGCCGAGACGAATGCGAAGCTCGCTCCGATGCGTCGTGCGCTCGGCCTCGACCGCGGCTGA
- a CDS encoding geranylgeranyl reductase family protein, with translation MNEFDAEVVVVGAGPAGSAIGAYLAQAGHEVIILEKSGFPRDKICGDALTPRAVKEAGFLGMDLPEFDGWHRNKGLRLIGGGHRLELDWPEIDGTPNYGVTRPRMSMDEAFARHAQRSGARLFEQVRAMSPDIGDDGWIRGVHASGTDHRGRRVGPGAHFRAPIVIAADGVSSRLAVSMGLEKRDDRPMGIAARAYHTTPRHADDYIESWVEMRSTNEAGESETLPGYGWIFPLGDGTVNIGAGLLDSSPQFKSVDLRRMMNQWIADMGHEWGIDETTSLGPIKSAALPMAFNRTPHFHRGLLLVGDSGGMVNPFNGEGIDYALESARIAAEVISTYSRYPQAVMRRRLEEYPALLGDSLGGYFTLGRVFASIIGHPALMQFGIKYGMGVDVVMEFVVKLLANLYRDPKVSEADLIDRIISTLTRIVPATSNGTRKTLRPQ, from the coding sequence ATGAATGAGTTCGATGCCGAAGTCGTCGTCGTCGGTGCCGGTCCGGCCGGCTCGGCGATCGGCGCCTACCTCGCCCAGGCCGGGCACGAGGTCATCATCCTGGAGAAATCCGGTTTCCCGCGCGACAAGATCTGCGGCGATGCCCTGACCCCGCGTGCGGTCAAGGAAGCCGGCTTTCTCGGAATGGACCTGCCGGAATTCGACGGCTGGCACAGGAACAAGGGGCTGCGCCTCATCGGCGGTGGCCACCGCCTCGAACTCGACTGGCCCGAGATCGATGGGACCCCGAACTACGGGGTTACCCGCCCGCGCATGAGCATGGACGAAGCCTTCGCCCGTCACGCGCAACGCAGCGGGGCCCGGCTCTTCGAGCAGGTTCGCGCTATGTCCCCGGATATCGGCGACGACGGGTGGATCCGCGGCGTCCACGCCTCCGGAACCGATCACCGGGGTCGCCGAGTGGGACCCGGAGCCCACTTCCGGGCACCGATCGTCATCGCCGCAGACGGAGTCTCCTCCCGCCTGGCCGTGTCCATGGGACTGGAGAAGCGTGACGACCGTCCGATGGGAATCGCCGCTCGCGCCTATCACACGACACCGCGTCACGCCGACGACTACATCGAATCCTGGGTGGAGATGCGGTCGACGAATGAGGCCGGGGAATCCGAGACGCTGCCCGGATACGGGTGGATCTTCCCCCTCGGCGACGGCACAGTGAACATCGGTGCCGGGCTGCTCGATTCCTCACCCCAGTTCAAGTCCGTGGATCTGCGCAGAATGATGAACCAGTGGATCGCTGACATGGGGCATGAGTGGGGCATCGACGAGACCACCTCTCTGGGACCGATCAAATCCGCGGCCCTGCCGATGGCCTTCAACCGCACACCGCACTTCCACCGCGGTCTGCTGCTCGTCGGCGACTCCGGCGGAATGGTCAACCCGTTCAACGGCGAAGGCATCGACTATGCGCTGGAATCCGCGCGTATCGCCGCCGAGGTGATCTCCACCTATTCGCGCTACCCGCAGGCTGTGATGCGGCGTCGACTCGAAGAGTACCCGGCTCTGCTCGGCGACTCTCTGGGCGGCTACTTCACCCTGGGACGCGTTTTCGCCTCGATCATCGGCCATCCTGCGCTTATGCAGTTCGGAATCAAGTACGGTATGGGTGTTGACGTTGTGATGGAGTTCGTCGTCAAACTGTTGGCGAACCTCTACCGCGACCCGAAGGTCTCCGAGGCCGATCTCATCGACAGGATCATCTCGACCCTGACCCGAATCGTCCCGGCCACCAGCAATGGCACACGGAAGACGCTGAGACCACAGTGA
- a CDS encoding 1,4-dihydroxy-2-naphthoyl-CoA synthase, which yields MTVSEIFDPTAWREVSGFDFTDITYHRAIDPATGNDIGCVRIAFDRPEVRNAFRPHTVDELYRALDHARQTSDVGAVLLTGNGPSEKDGGWAFCSGGDQRIRGRSGYQYASGETRESVDPARAGRLHILEVQRLIRTMPKVVIAVVPGWAAGGGHSLHVVCDMTIASREHAKFKQTDADVGSYDAGYGSAYLAKMVGQKKAREIFFLGRTYSAQEMSDMGAVNEVVDHADLETAALQMAREILGKSPNAQRMLKFAFNLVDDGLVGQQVFAGEATRLGYMTDEAVEGRDAFLEKRAPDWSPFPWYY from the coding sequence ATGACGGTTTCAGAAATCTTCGACCCCACTGCTTGGCGTGAAGTCTCCGGCTTCGACTTCACCGATATCACCTACCACCGGGCAATCGACCCTGCCACCGGCAATGACATCGGCTGTGTGCGCATCGCCTTCGACCGCCCAGAGGTCCGCAATGCCTTCCGTCCGCACACGGTCGATGAGCTCTACCGCGCCCTCGATCATGCCCGCCAGACCTCCGACGTGGGCGCGGTCCTGCTCACCGGCAACGGGCCGAGCGAGAAGGACGGCGGCTGGGCGTTCTGCTCCGGCGGCGACCAGCGCATCCGCGGCCGCTCCGGCTACCAGTACGCCTCCGGTGAGACCAGAGAGAGCGTCGACCCGGCACGCGCCGGACGACTTCACATCCTCGAGGTCCAGCGCCTCATCCGCACCATGCCGAAGGTCGTCATCGCCGTCGTCCCCGGCTGGGCTGCCGGCGGCGGACACAGCCTCCACGTCGTCTGCGATATGACGATCGCCTCCCGCGAGCACGCAAAGTTCAAGCAGACCGATGCCGATGTCGGCTCCTACGACGCCGGCTATGGTTCCGCCTATCTGGCGAAGATGGTCGGTCAGAAGAAGGCTCGTGAGATCTTCTTCCTCGGCCGCACCTACTCCGCTCAGGAGATGTCCGATATGGGTGCCGTCAACGAAGTCGTCGACCATGCCGACCTCGAGACCGCCGCCCTGCAGATGGCGCGTGAGATCCTCGGCAAGTCCCCGAACGCGCAGCGCATGCTCAAGTTCGCCTTCAACCTCGTCGACGACGGACTCGTCGGCCAGCAGGTCTTCGCCGGAGAGGCCACCCGACTGGGCTATATGACCGACGAAGCCGTCGAAGGCCGCGATGCCTTCCTCGAAAAACGCGCCCCCGACTGGTCGCCGTTCCCCTGGTACTACTGA
- a CDS encoding polyprenyl synthetase family protein produces the protein MSHPASPATFTGDDAQLAADISTQLETVEARLYEVTEQTRRLPDETSKHLLAAGGKRARPNLVLLTARLGDANNDDIIDAAVAVELIHLASLYHDDVMDDAPVRRGAPAAHEVWGNSVAILTGDLLFSKASGVTAKLGPDAVRIQAETFERLVLGQLNEFAGPPEGADEIEHYIQVLADKTGSLIATSARFGVMFSGADSALAEPVRVFGERVGVAFQLADDIIDLTTTSSESGKTPGTDLRERVPTLPVLYVRAAAADGDATAAEVVDLLDADLTSDDALEAARAALAAHPVTEKARAEASRWADEAKAALAPLPEGRVKESLFAFADSVVARTS, from the coding sequence ATGAGCCACCCAGCCTCTCCGGCCACCTTCACCGGTGACGACGCCCAGCTCGCAGCAGACATCTCGACTCAGTTGGAAACAGTGGAGGCCCGTCTCTACGAGGTTACCGAACAGACCCGGAGACTGCCGGACGAGACCTCGAAGCACCTGCTGGCCGCCGGCGGAAAACGCGCCCGTCCGAACCTCGTGCTGCTCACCGCCCGCCTCGGTGATGCGAACAACGACGACATCATCGACGCGGCCGTCGCCGTCGAACTCATCCACCTCGCCTCGCTGTACCACGACGACGTCATGGACGACGCTCCGGTGCGCCGCGGAGCACCGGCCGCTCACGAGGTGTGGGGCAATTCGGTGGCGATCCTCACTGGCGATCTGCTGTTCTCCAAGGCCTCCGGCGTCACCGCGAAGCTCGGCCCCGACGCCGTGCGCATCCAGGCCGAGACTTTCGAACGCCTTGTCCTCGGTCAGCTCAACGAATTCGCGGGCCCACCCGAAGGCGCTGATGAGATCGAGCATTACATCCAGGTGCTCGCCGATAAGACCGGATCGCTCATTGCGACCTCGGCACGCTTCGGCGTCATGTTCTCCGGAGCCGATTCGGCTCTGGCCGAGCCCGTTCGCGTCTTCGGCGAACGCGTCGGCGTGGCCTTCCAGCTCGCCGATGACATCATCGACCTCACCACCACATCCTCGGAGTCGGGCAAGACCCCGGGCACGGATCTGCGCGAACGCGTCCCCACCCTGCCTGTGCTCTATGTGCGGGCCGCTGCCGCTGACGGTGATGCCACCGCCGCTGAAGTGGTCGATCTCCTCGACGCGGATCTGACCTCCGATGACGCCTTGGAAGCCGCCCGTGCGGCGCTGGCCGCCCATCCGGTGACAGAGAAGGCCCGGGCAGAGGCGTCCCGCTGGGCCGATGAGGCCAAGGCCGCTCTGGCCCCGCTGCCGGAAGGCAGGGTCAAGGAGTCGCTGTTCGCCTTCGCCGATTCGGTCGTTGCCCGCACTTCCTGA